The genome window atataggtaaTTTTGTCTTCCCAAATGCTGCAAGGATAGATAGAAGATAGCTACCatttttaagtgaattattttcatcatgTTAAATTTACCtcttttacttgctgaatgtgccggcccatttttccccctcaaatgcgCATTTGatgggctgatgacttgcatttatttaaaatgtatttatttattttctacattatttgaaatatttttacttaCAGCCTATGgagacattttttcagataatcgTACATTAATCATGGGTGAGGTAAACAGTAtgataatataatttatgttcaaatattgcaatttatattcgctaataaaatccagacatttattctggaagcttTCAAAatgttctttagtagtttttccaaacaaaggtttcaatcgaacgttgtatcacctgaccaatacacatgaaagttaatataagtcaatacagatttattttgcattaaccaTTTacactatcaattaattaggttcatattcatgagaaatgtagccctgacccccgttcgcccaatctgtttggtcttcttaatgtcccgtcctcagtaaaaagtgtcaatgcaggttatgctgttataccatcctaccaatattgagaccaaacctatgcccttgttactatagcccttttcacacacaaatccagggaaattcccatgtaaggtgacgcgggatttactcgcgtcattacTTTCACGCATGtacgtagagatgtcccgagaataacgcgggttggacactttcacacacttgtgcggggagggctgctggcacgattttataacccggacattacgtcatttttggtcggcatcggctgtcacaatgttggtcaaactgtgttttgttccagagtgAGCGTTCCAGACGTCATAAATGCAGCCaaatcaagctcatcaagacagtGTTTAAGCCCatgcgatccaagagaagggtgtcgAGATATCACGGACccttttgtatttaataaacctttGAACGCATGAGTACAACCTTGGTTCCGCActagcggaccctaacatcggcaacaaaataaaccacacatttccaaagatggaccatGGACTCTTTTCCTTGgctctactgtcacggacccattgtgttattcccccttttccgcgatcgagtgtatttttgtttgtatttaaagagtatgacaacacctggggaaatgctaatattccatcatttatccacaaacgcatgccttttggattcatatcatgccacttgtgtaattacacacatcgcaacaccaagaaaatgatagaaatttggatcgattgtcaagctaaaacaaccggcgcccgagatcccggaaagctagcatattgtgtgcgtgacgtcacaactaggaaacacctggctcagtgcttagtactgaatggcggcgatgatagcgaacaattttgtttctagttgcagcgacgaatccgacgtaacgaacgttcttttAATGGTGACGagaagagttatgaacctttctttggtgttttgggttatcaatttgagcccaaacgaaagccaatgcagcctaatgaaacgatcattgaggggagcaatcacactgatgaaacaccggcaacagaccgtgtgggaaacacagaatggtttgttttgcatttctttttgtgaagctgatacaccgtgaccgcaaaattaagtaatgtatagaataattatcatttattgtgctatcataggttttcgctctgccaacagacacaaatacagggtgacccaaaaaaaagtttacactgcgataatacaatttaaatgccaagtttattcagcttagaattagaattgaatcacaaattatacattattgtaaagaacatgtacagtacactctatttttcaatgtgtcctcctttaagtgtcacaacagcctccaggcgcctgcggaacgcttgacaggtcttctttatgtaggatgctgtcatcttttcccaagatctaacaatggacctctccaaggctgccacagaagtttgtggcttcttacaggcactgtcctccacagttgcccatatgctataatccaggggattgagagctggactctggggtggccacatgtcaccttgtcaatcaactttttggtccgcacagatcgggttttccagacccaggttttcgtgaggctgttccagtatctttcaacttctttttaactttgtagactgcacatctggatattctcagatttgctgcaatctcagtaggtgtcagaccggcacgcagcaattcaggtacagctaaagttttcttcattttcagcagaagcacaggaattgtagagacgagagattaccagctgcattgagtgaccttaatgtatcacttaaccatgacaacctatttagatatgtttcaatggcttttaaacaagcagtcaaccgagtgtaaacttttttttgggtcaccctgtatgaatgggattagaggatttgttgtatatattttacgagcgataatttatacatgtgtccagtcctatatccaatgcgtgatatgttttttattataaaagagtactcactctggccatttcgagcttggcctcctttgcttagcctggggtggcggggtggtctcatcagtgccagtcatcgtcctctttcttgatatctcgggacatttaggtggctgcgcgtgtatggtgggcaccgcatttgctttcagcagcaatttcttagcgaaacctgatttcatttgtccatagttcgaatagctttcaggtgtaaaatgtgcaccacacaaaatcgtgccggaggctgggtctgcaaaattagccctctttgcacggaagaactttactcattgtctgcgtagtccagctcacattgcgacaaatggctatttgtacaccacattgcatgacaggtttgaaccattttagcgaatttttgataaaacacgaacgcaactctctcgtcgataaacgacgatggcacctgcctcgaccttttgtttcctggctgtgacgtcaaagcCCCATTTGGCTGTTtctggaatactttcggaaatgttcgtaattttcaatctattttcgataattgctcatgaatgtgatttatttttttgttaactttattaatatttattacCTTGCCACATAacagttctattgatatctcacagcccggttggcaaaaaaaaagttatcaatatcattactatttttattataatatttacttatttattttacttatttatttatttagaatattttaccAAATATTTGCTTCAAAGTATAGTGTAGTTTTTGGGGGTAAGCAAAATGAGATGGTACAGACAGAGTTGCTgtgaaaaaaaactaatgacaattttctggaaacaaaaaaTTGCTCTAAAATGGATGCATAGAAACATGAAAATCTGcatttaataatattttgatGCTTTTctattggtgtttttttttttttttttttggtcatatttgtgtgtggtggttgtcatatttgtgtgtggtggggaaaaaaaaccttgttcaggaaaaaattaagttgtttttcatgtgtctttcattattttttggCAATTTTTACCTGTCTGAGCAACTGTTTGCCCTCTGTCTCCAAATATGAGTGTAGTTGTCAAATATTTGCACACGCTTGAGGCATCACTGCTTTTTGCTGCACGGAGCCATCACCACCTGCTACTTTTACCGAGGTgtctatttagtttaaaaaatcatgacaactgatcagagatgggtagagtagccaaaatgtttactcaagtaagagtagctttacttctaaaaaatattattaaaatattaatgGAAGTAAAAATAGGCATCCAAAAATTTAAtcatgtacaagtaaaaaactattcgttgaaaagaatactcaatgagtaacattgtgagtagctGCTTGCAATGTCTgactttcaaaatgtttttgttctcagcacaatttcatttgtatgaactgttattattacaatGTCCTATGACATATTACCTGACCATATTgtgccaaaaagatgacacaaaaatcatcaaattcagaccagaacaacgcTATGACCCATTGCCTATCCAAAAAGCGCGAGtgctctctagtggagaaaaaaaacattcttacatctgattggtataatggagtcatgtgattattgctgcgacatttcattggtgaaactggtagagccactgtcggcatccttggcaaaaataaagtcaatatgtagagtaaagatgaaaaatgtaacgactctagtgtagcccaaagtagcgcagCAAGAGTATTGATTCGTCttctcaaatctgctcaagaaaaagttaaaagtattgcgtggtaaaactactcgaagaagtacttttttttctcaaaaagttactcaagtaaatgtaacacagtaaatgtaatgtgttactacccacctcggcAGCTGATTAGTTGAAATCAAGCTCTAGCCATCATTTTGACATGGCAAAGACACCTAGTCGGTTTGACCCTTGTTGAATACATGGgtcgtttatttatttgttgttaTTATGTGTGCTtatcttttttccattatgTTAACTCGGGGGTCAGTAACCCGTGTTTTAAGAACTGCatacggctctttagcgctgccctagtggctccctggagcattttcaaaaatgtttgaaaatggaaaaagattggGGAGgcaaacatattttttgttttgatatgtttTCTATAGGAGAACAACACAAAAATTCTTAACGTTTTCAAAtgttgtaaaaatgtgtagaataaataaacttaaacttaaaattaaacatttctgtcaacgaagatttgtTGAAGTTTCTATCGGCAGGGCGGGATGACAGGcaggtggctattgtaaacaaaccggcAGCTGTGGGATGGGCCATGGGTCCGAAAGAGAAAAATAACTGAGGAGAATAGAGGATTCAACGTTTCTTGGACCGAATCATTTGAATCCATTGTCAATGTGGAAAGATTGTCTGAACGTTTACTCTGTggcgagaagttgtcaaataacAAAAAGAGTAATGTGGAAAGACATTTCCTGGGAAGGCATGCTACATTTGCAGACAAATACCTAGTtgggagtgagagaaaaagtgacaatgcattacttctgaagaacttagaggagtgcaaaaatagatttaagaagtggattgcatcaCCAAACACCACTCCTGCTGCAAGTTTTGTCGCAACCCGGGAGataataaagcgtggaaaacagagggtgagtacatgaaggagacatacatcaacatatcagaacaactatttgcagacttccaaaacaaaaacgacatAATACAGGAAATCAAAGACATCCCCAGATGaggggcatgttatgcacgttcaattttgtttttagaaacctcaaaataaaaatgatatcaaAAATCGggatttctttattttcataaaagcaatgaaacaattcattaattgtatgaagttaaacttcaggtggcatcatacaacagagtagtcacgtggtgcgttggatgcactgcagtgaaaataaacattaaatcatgaaggctcattatgtatttttagtcaacttagtcattttgataataggctaatatagctaatacagatacatacaacatgtgttgccttcattacaaAGCTTATGTAAGGCTTTTAAATTTTTGGGGCTCCAGaactatttgttttttgttttgtttttggtccaatatggctctttcaacattttgggttgccgacccctgcaatTGTTCAAAATACTGTTCTTGTGCTCTGGCGTGCATCCACTATACTACCCTATAGTTGTCTTTTGTATGTGCGTTTTTGGGGAGAGACTTTCTTCCAGCATCTGATTGGCTGCATAGGTCTTCTGTTTAGGGTGATGTAGCAACACCTGTTGCTTTGGCACCAAATGGAAATATATTTTGAGTGTAGCTGTGGACATAACCTGAGTGACAGCGGGACCTGAATTGAAAAATAGTAGCCATTTTGAAGTAAAATGCTTACAACAGCAGAGAGCGTGCACAAACCCCCATTAGGTATCTTTATCTGTATCTGGACCATCGTGAGAGCAGCCTAACAGCATCTGTCAGGCCTCGCTAACCCCCCCGGAACCATAAAAAGCCTCGGCCTCCTCGGTGAAAGAACCGAGGCTGGGGGAACCCTCTGGGACTCATATGAAGGAGATATGGAGAGGTATAAAATGTGCTTTTTCTTCCTCTACCATTCCAGCACGGCGTGTGCCATGCGTGGCCATGCAGGCAGATGGGGGAGGTGCAGGTAGAAATAAAACATGCATGAGTCGCCTGCAGCCCAGGAAAATAATTACTGTCATTTAgcagacatgtagaaaagagCAGCCCCCCACAGGACGCTACACGCTGCCTGCATACGGATCAACTGCACAGCCAGGAAGGgacaaaccacgtgctcgccctACATGATTACCTCCACCAGGGAGATTATGTTGTTATCAGCACAGACTTGTCTGTTTGTCCACTTAACTGCTCGCTGATCCTCTTTGGGGTTAAGGGGGTTCACACCTATCTGTGCTGACGTTGAGCAAAAGGTGATGAACATCTTTCGCAGGTCACCTGAACTGACATGTAGTAGTACCTGAATGACATGCACAACCATTCATTAGAGAACTACATACAAGAAACATAATTCACtgcatatagacaagtttccgaggtacttccgctttacttccgcatttctgctcgcgacttctgTTTTACATTTTCTCCGACCAAAACAATaatggagctggagtggcattattctcaaaatccctcaaaaaagacaattaggaaatgccgcatccatctgccatcatcatgacATGCGAGGACAACACGAAGAAATGGCTAAGAAGTCGCCACAACCAACATagctttgtattttattgatttaacagcagtggatggaaacgaaatcagtgacctgaaaatctccgaagcatccagttgaatgtgtcctaatacatgaatatgggagttttgtgttcatgaaggcagatgttgaaccaagacagtgccaccacaaagcaataacatgttcaatttgactatgATTCTGTGTGTTGCATCACAGCTGAGACGTCATTAGCTTcaacgataaagaaatggaaaccaaacactcatctactacaagtcatGCACAGACTTTTTACTCTAAATGTATAAATTCAAGTGTTACACGTTTTTGTTCGTGTGttaacaggtggaaaacgctgttagcaaGGGAAGcaaacttgatgtgcctcacaacaaacgttgatggacatacagtCAGGTGTTAATTTGAGCCGGatcttgccggaacaagatccgacacctcttgattttggcctccctgtattctgggacttatttgggcagatccggcacctctcgtgtatagaaaataatagttatataaaaatgtttttttttttaaatgtattgtaattgccctgaatggggggaaaagaaggagaggagtcattgatagctttctccactttattgtggcaacaataagaaaacaataaacaaaataaaagctcacCGTTGTTTCCTGTGACGTCACATCCGGTGAGTGTATCGTTTGTTTGTTAGCGCTGCTACTAGTCGCTAATCTCCTAGTGCTCCtcaatttgttttatccaaCGGACACATCGGAGAATCGATCCTAGGCTAGTTCGGCTCTCCTAGTGCTCCTTATTTTGTTTTATCCCACGATCGGACAGATCGTGGATTAAAACTACTCTCCTCTCCTCTTTAGCTCTATCTTGCTAGCCTAGCTTATCCGAGCTATGGCTAGCCCTCTGCCTTCGTCCTCCCGTCTTTTCTGCTCAGTGTGCTGTATGTATAGCGAGCACCCTGGCTCCTTCGTCGAGGACAGTAGTAGCTGTAGGAAGTGTAGCTTAGTCTCAGGGTTGGAGACCAGGGTTTCTGAGCTAGAAGCACGGCTCTGCACTCTAGAGACGAAAGCTAGTCCTAGCTATAGCCAGGTAGTGGCAGGTCGTGCTTGCAGTAGTAGGATTGCTAGCGCAGTTAGCCCCCCAGCGAGCCCCGTGCAGCCGGGGGAAATTAAGGAGGGATTTGTGACTGTACGGGGGAAGCGCAGTGGTAAACGCACAACCTTAGTGCACCAGCAGCTTCACGTCAGCAATAGGTTTGCCCCCCTCAGCGACACACCGGCTGAACCAGACACTCTCGTAATTGGAAGCTCCATAGTTAGAGACGTGAAGCACCCGGCGGTGTCTGTCAGGTGTTACCCAGGGGCCAGAGTCGGTGACATCGAAGGAAACCTCAGACTCTTAAAGCAGAGTAGGAAGAGGTTCCGCCGTATCGTGATTCACGCAGGCGGTAACGACGCCCGGCGGAGACAGTCTGAGGTGCTTAAATTAAACGTAGCCTcggtgtgtgaacttgctaagtcgatggcggacaccgtagttttctctggtcctctgcctaatttggtcaatgatgagatgtactctagattctcatcatttaaccgctggttgtctagatggtgcccagaaaacgatatagtctttgttgataactggcacgcgttttggggcaagcccgggctcatgcgccgagacggcattcatccgacttgggacggtgctgctctcttaactcgaaatttggccgccaaactaagtctcccaaagtgacacttgagagtgggggcccgggcgcagtgttgtagtgtaaaacataacactgttagtagtgaccactcgcctctttccgagctgtcacaaatccaaaattcaggacagaagatagagactgtgtccgtgcctcgtatagtgaacaggggaaaaccgagtactataggaacgagaccaaagaatttaatacatatagcccctgatagcagtgaaaataaattagctcttaataaatatataagatgcggattattaaacatcaggtcaatctcgcccaaatctctgttagttaatgacttaattggggattacaatattcatattttggcc of Corythoichthys intestinalis isolate RoL2023-P3 chromosome 3, ASM3026506v1, whole genome shotgun sequence contains these proteins:
- the LOC130914004 gene encoding uncharacterized protein LOC130914004; its protein translation is MASPLPSSSRLFCSVCCMYSEHPGSFVEDSSSCRKCSLVSGLETRVSELEARLCTLETKASPSYSQVVAGRACSSRIASAVSPPASPVQPGEIKEGFVTVRGKRSGKRTTLVHQQLHVSNRFAPLSDTPAEPDTLVIGSSIVRDVKHPAVSVRCYPGARVGDIEGNLRLLKQSRKRFRRIVIHAGGNDARRRQSEVLKLNVASVCELAKSMADTVVFSGPLPNLVNDEMYSRFSSFNRWLSRWCPENDIVFVDNWHAFWGKPGLMRRDGIHPTWDGAALLTRNLAAKLSLPK